A single window of Granulicella sibirica DNA harbors:
- a CDS encoding DoxX family protein encodes MKIAILASRVILGLLFFVFGLNGILHFMNGPLPPGDGGIWIGLMTTHKYTSFVALLEIIGGLLLLVGRYVPLGLTILAPILVNVLCFHLFFSVPGIAAGIVCTILELFLIFAYRLSFRGLFDAAPEVS; translated from the coding sequence ATGAAGATCGCCATCCTCGCATCCCGCGTCATCCTCGGACTTCTCTTCTTCGTCTTCGGCCTCAATGGAATCCTGCATTTTATGAATGGTCCCCTGCCTCCGGGAGACGGTGGGATCTGGATCGGCCTCATGACGACGCACAAGTACACCAGCTTCGTCGCGCTCCTGGAAATTATCGGTGGGCTTCTTTTGCTGGTCGGCCGTTACGTTCCGCTTGGCCTGACCATCCTTGCGCCGATCCTGGTGAATGTCCTGTGCTTCCATCTCTTCTTCAGCGTCCCGGGCATCGCTGCGGGTATCGTCTGCACGATCCTCGAACTCTTCCTGATCTTCGCCTACCGCCTGAGCTTCCGCGGTCTGTTCGACGCGGCGCCGGAGGTCTCGTAG
- a CDS encoding glucoamylase family protein, which translates to MNRRDALRAIGSVPIALAGSSLLETGCGKHKGAAERSDRALPEHPEQALFPKRPVANQPSNFSPSAVRLLEEVRERAAHYFIERSDPGTGLAFDRAPADGASDAEQYSVASIAATGFGLSALSIAARNGYVPAARCEERMMTSLRFLANRAEHERGFFAHYLDGRSGARKKESEFSSIDTALLVAGAVHAGESLNSQEGTALVKTIVERIDWPWMLNANAVPSGKEAMLSMGWLPGSGFLQARWSSYSECMLMYLLAIASPTHPLPAGIWNAIERNTYDYGGIRFISSFGALFIHQYPHVWLDLRGLKDAYADYYQNSVAAVRAHKTYCLMQHGRFQWVDERVWGFSACDTERREYMAWAAPPIIGEWDGTLSPHAAGGSLTLLPEECIVALVAMREHHPKSFGRYGFVDAFNPGANDSRGWFDNDVVGIDLGLTMLMAENQQTGAVYRSVEGHPGLRRAMDAVQLKRYV; encoded by the coding sequence TGTTCCGATCGCGCTTGCCGGGAGTTCGTTGCTGGAGACGGGATGCGGGAAGCACAAGGGCGCGGCCGAGCGATCGGATAGGGCGTTGCCGGAGCACCCCGAGCAGGCGCTGTTTCCCAAGCGGCCCGTGGCGAATCAGCCGTCGAACTTCAGCCCCAGCGCCGTCAGATTGCTGGAAGAGGTGCGGGAGCGTGCGGCCCACTACTTCATCGAACGCTCTGATCCTGGAACGGGACTGGCCTTCGACCGCGCTCCCGCCGATGGGGCGAGCGATGCGGAACAGTACAGTGTGGCGTCCATTGCAGCGACAGGCTTTGGGTTGAGTGCGTTGTCCATTGCCGCTCGGAACGGATATGTTCCTGCCGCTCGTTGCGAGGAGCGGATGATGACCTCGCTGCGCTTCCTGGCGAATCGGGCTGAACATGAGCGCGGCTTTTTTGCGCATTATCTCGACGGCCGCTCGGGCGCAAGGAAGAAGGAGTCCGAGTTTTCGTCGATCGATACGGCGCTCCTGGTAGCCGGCGCGGTGCATGCGGGTGAGAGCCTGAATTCGCAGGAGGGGACCGCGCTGGTCAAGACGATCGTCGAACGGATCGACTGGCCGTGGATGTTGAACGCAAATGCAGTTCCCTCCGGAAAAGAGGCGATGTTATCCATGGGCTGGCTGCCGGGGTCGGGCTTCTTGCAGGCCCGGTGGTCCTCTTATTCGGAATGCATGCTGATGTATCTGCTGGCGATCGCTTCGCCGACACATCCCCTTCCCGCCGGCATCTGGAACGCGATCGAGCGGAATACCTACGACTACGGCGGAATTCGCTTCATCTCCAGCTTCGGAGCCTTGTTCATCCACCAGTATCCGCACGTTTGGCTCGATCTGCGCGGTTTGAAGGACGCCTACGCGGACTACTACCAGAATTCTGTCGCGGCAGTGCGGGCGCATAAGACCTATTGCCTGATGCAGCACGGAAGGTTTCAATGGGTCGACGAGCGCGTGTGGGGGTTTTCAGCCTGTGACACAGAGCGGCGGGAGTACATGGCGTGGGCCGCGCCGCCGATCATCGGGGAATGGGACGGTACGCTCTCGCCGCATGCCGCCGGCGGGTCGCTGACGCTGCTTCCGGAGGAGTGCATCGTCGCCCTGGTCGCGATGCGGGAGCACCACCCGAAGTCCTTCGGCCGCTATGGATTCGTCGATGCGTTTAACCCCGGAGCAAACGACAGCCGAGGGTGGTTCGATAATGACGTCGTCGGGATCGACCTTGGGCTGACGATGCTGATGGCGGAGAACCAGCAAACAGGCGCGGTCTACCGGAGCGTGGAAGGGCACCCAGGGTTGCGGAGAGCCATGGATGCCGTCCAGTTGAAGAGGTACGTCTAG
- the galU gene encoding UTP--glucose-1-phosphate uridylyltransferase GalU, with translation MPTPQKIRKAVFPAAGMGTRFLPATKATPKEMLCLVDKPLIQYGVEEAVAAGCTEIIIVTGRGKTTMEDHFDRSPELEASLEAKNKTALLEIARSVSKLAKITYTRQSEPLGLGHAVLMAKEIVGNEPFCVLLPDDIVDAEPGCMKQMVDAFAEVQSSILGSEVVEGPAISAYGCLDCNPHPTNSRLLDVKGMVEKPKFEDAPSPNAIIGRYILTPRIFEMIEGITPGAGGELQLTDAIKALLQHEKVYGFSYEGKRHDAGDKQGFLRATVELGIKHASCGESFRAWLKEQTF, from the coding sequence ATGCCAACTCCCCAGAAGATTCGTAAAGCGGTGTTCCCTGCAGCGGGAATGGGAACCCGTTTCCTGCCAGCGACCAAGGCTACCCCGAAGGAGATGCTTTGCCTGGTCGATAAGCCCCTGATCCAGTACGGGGTCGAGGAAGCGGTCGCGGCTGGCTGTACCGAGATCATCATCGTCACGGGCCGCGGCAAGACCACCATGGAGGATCATTTCGACCGCTCGCCCGAGCTCGAAGCCTCCCTCGAAGCCAAGAACAAGACCGCCCTGCTCGAGATCGCCCGCTCGGTCTCGAAGCTCGCCAAGATCACGTATACCCGGCAGTCCGAGCCGCTTGGCCTGGGCCACGCGGTCCTGATGGCGAAGGAGATCGTCGGCAACGAGCCGTTCTGCGTTTTGCTCCCCGACGACATCGTCGACGCCGAACCCGGCTGCATGAAGCAGATGGTCGACGCCTTCGCCGAGGTCCAGTCCAGCATCCTTGGCTCCGAGGTTGTCGAAGGGCCGGCCATCTCCGCGTATGGCTGCCTCGACTGCAACCCGCATCCGACCAACTCACGCCTGCTCGACGTCAAGGGCATGGTGGAGAAGCCGAAGTTCGAGGACGCTCCGTCGCCGAACGCGATCATCGGACGCTACATTCTCACCCCGCGCATCTTCGAGATGATCGAAGGCATCACGCCCGGCGCAGGCGGGGAACTTCAACTCACCGACGCTATCAAGGCCCTGCTCCAGCACGAGAAAGTCTACGGCTTCAGCTACGAAGGCAAACGCCACGACGCCGGCGACAAACAGGGTTTTCTTCGCGCCACGGTGGAGTTGGGGATCAAGCACGCGAGCTGCGGCGAAAGTTTCCGCGCGTGGCTCAAGGAACAAACCTTCTAG